One window from the genome of Anopheles coluzzii chromosome X, AcolN3, whole genome shotgun sequence encodes:
- the LOC120955817 gene encoding SET domain-containing protein SmydA-8, giving the protein MAAAGENGNGGTGAAGTANVPPVPELPEVPTVDLSLPERIASFKQELLAYLGELVPPGEPPWDIATFEGYGRGLVATRDIAVNELVFVDRPVLVGPRVNNYEVIFCASCCSILRRLQLCTGGCRLPICSRCDYSVGASSPHAAECALIQSWQPKDAGRYSKNILYALTSIRGFLLSERDRSIVLQMEGHPPRKEMTTEIERLLKDGYFWNLDGEGPAVRYLRQVVNILNTNAFETSRIVADEENNQHEIILRGLYILGALMNHCCRPNVRYVFDGELRMRVHASRPIKKGEQIMNNYSKILWGSQHRIIHLCFSKNFLCCCDRCKDPTEFGTYLGALKCVRESCPEGRLLPVNPLKISSVWRCDRCSLKMDNIKASKIQEIASRMIMNNAIKREASHIIDYLNDHIVKFLLPTNQFTVELKLQAIKKIQSDRPLVELREKEKYCLEILDILQRLNYGECFVKGVLCYELFVTRVTIAQLLNESEIATETSNLDQLRTAWQILKPSGNRPRDLQQLVVTYGIE; this is encoded by the exons ATGGCTGCGGCAGGAGAGAACGGTAATGGTGGGACCGGTGCGGCCGGGACGGCCAATGTTCCGCCCGTGCCGGAGCTACCGGAGGTGCCGACGGTCGATCTGTCGCTTCCGGAGCGCATCGCCTCCTTCAAGCAGGAGCTGCTCGCCTACCTGGGCGAGCTGGTGCCGCCGGGTGAGCCCCCGTGGGACATTGCCACCTTCGAGGGGTACGGCCGCGGTCTGGTGGCCACCCGTGACATCGCGGTCAACGAGCTGGTGTTTGTCGACCGTCCGGTCCTGGTGGGGCCGCGCGTCAACAACTACGAGGTGATCTTCTGcgccagctgctgcagcattcTGCGCCGGCTGCAGCTCTGCACCGGCGGCTGCCGGCTGCCCATCTGCTCCCGGTGCGACTACTCGGTCGGGGCGAGCTCGCCGCACGCCGCCGAATGCGCACTGATACAGAGCTGGCAGCCGAAGGATGCGGGCCGCTACTCGAAGAACATCCTGTACGCGCTCACCTCGATCCGCGGGTTTCTGCTGAGCGAGCGCGACCGCTCGATCGTGCTGCAGATGGAGGGCCACCCGCCGCGCAAGGAGATGACGACCGAGATCGAGCGGCTGCTGAAGGACGGGTACTTCTGGAACCTGGACGGCGAGGGGCCGGCCGTCCGCTACCTGCGCCAGGTCGTCAACATCCTCAACACGAACGCGTTCGAGACGAGCCGCATCGTGGCGGACGAGGAGAACAACCAGCACGAGATCATCCTGCGCGGGCTGTACATACTGGGGGCGCTGATGAACCACTGCTGCCGGCCGAACGTGCGGTACGTGTTCGACGGCGAGCTGCGCATGCGGGTGCACGCGTCCCGCCCGATCAAGAAGGGCGAGCAGATCATGAACAACTACTCGAAGATCCTGTGGGGCAGCCAGCACCGCATCATCCATCTGTGCTTCTCGAAGAACTTTCTCTGCTGCTGCGACCGGTGCAAGGACCCGACG GAATTCGGCACGTACCTGGGTGCGCTCAAGTGCGTCCGGGAGAGCTGCCCCGAGGGACGCCTGCTCCCGGTCAACCCGCTCAAGATATCGTCCGTGTGGCGGTGCGACCGCTGCAGCCTCAAGATGGACAACATTAAGGCGAGCAAGATCCAGGAGATTGCGAGCCGCATGATCATGAACAACGCGATCAAGCGGGAGGCGAGCCACATCATCGACTACCTGAACGATCACATCGTGAAGTTCCTGCTGCCCACGAACCAGTTCACGGTCGAGCTGAAGCTGCAGGCGATCAAGAAGATACAGTCCGACCGGCCGCTGGTCGAGCTGCGCGAGAAGGAAAAGTACTGCCTGGAGATACTGGACATCCTGCAGCGGCTCAACTACGGCGAGTGCTTCGTCAAGGGTGTGCTGTGCTACGAGCTGTTCGTGACGCGCGTCACAATCGCGCAGCTGCTGAACGAATCTGAA ATTGCAACGGAGACGTCCAATCTGGACCAGCTGCGTACCGCCTGGCAGATACTGAAACCGAGCGGCAACCGACCGCGGGACCTGCAGCAACTGGTTGTGACATACGGGATCGAGTGA
- the LOC120951458 gene encoding monocarboxylate transporter 12-B, with the protein MTHGPPASRKRQQQQIDSDIEQSVTEVDPNGLPTPPDGGWGWMVVLASFSIHIITDGLTYSFGIFYSEFLTYFNEGKGYTAWIASILVGVTLCSGPISSSLVNRYGCRAVTIAGALLASASLAVSMYATSVFMLFITIGVGTGLGLGLIYLPAIVSVTMYFERLRSLATGIAVCGSGLGTSIFAPLTEALIKKFQWQGALLAIAGIVLICVLFGLMFRPLVHEPASPGKELQELPQHSSADPSTTMKPTSGNANESNLKRSNSHGHVDAPKIDLNANGHSASGHNLDKHTRTTPGEDAKRLGLSQPLLTAPESVQPVPLKRTESGTMYRKDALYTGSVHNIASRHASQANLSIYEKGSYGSVQGNGLHRPPAEPDAPERCLGCIPCSRETCDTFREMMNFSILKDPIFIIFTVSNFLTSVGFNVPYVYLAAQAQVLGIGSKDASYLLGIIGIANTVGRIVLGYLSDKPWVNRLAVYNCSLAVCGIATALSVLCVDFYWLGVYSAVYGFTIGAYVGLTSVILVDLLGLEKLTNAFGLLLLFQGIASFVGPPIAGWLYDYTLSYGPGFIMAGTTIAISGAMLFAIPSLQRYLARRRSAAGATVAIPLE; encoded by the exons CCGACGGTTTGACGTACTCGTTCGGTATTTTCTACTCCGAGTTCCTGACGTACTTCAACGAAGGTAAAGGCTACACGGCCTGGATCGCATCGATCCTTGTAGGTGTTACACTATGCTCCG GACCCATCTCGTCATCGCTGGTCAACCGGTACGGTTGCCGGGCGGTCACGATTGCCGGTGCGCTGCTCGCTAGTGCCTCGCTCGCGGTCAGCATGTACGCGACCAGCGTGTTCATGCTGTTCATCACGATCGGCGTCGGCACCGGGCTCGGGCTGGGACTGATCTATCTGCCCGCGATCGTGAGCGTCACGATGTACTTCGAAAGACTGAGATCCCTGGCGACCGGCATCGCGGTGTGCGGTTCCGGCCTGGGGACGTCGATCTTCGCCCCGCTGACCGAGGCGCTGATCAAGAAATTCCAATGGCAGGGCGCACTGCTGGCGATCGCCGGCATCGTGCTGATCTGCGTCCTGTTCGGGCTGATGTTCCGGCCGCTGGTGCACGAACCGGCCAGCCCCGGAAAGGAGCTCCAGGAGCTGCCGCAACATTCCAGCGCCG ATCCAAGCACCACCATGAAGCCGACCTCGGGCAACGCTAACGAAAGCAACCTGAAACGCTCCAACAGCCACGGTCATGTCGATGCACCGAAAATAGATCTCAATGCG AACGGACACTCGGCAAGTGGCCACAACCTGGACAAGCACACGCGCACCACCCCGGGCGAGGATGCGAAACGGCTCGGCCTCAGCCAGCCCCTCCTCACGGCACCGGAAAGTGTGCAGCCAGTGCCGCTGAAGCGCACCGAGAGCGGCACCATGTACCGCAAGGACGCACTCTACACCGGCTCCGTGCACAACATCGCGTCGCGCCACGCCTCCCAAGCGAACCTGTCCATCTACGAGAAGGGCAGCTACGGCTCGGTCCAGGGCAACGGGCTGCACCGGCCGCCGGCCGAACCGGACGCCCCGGAGCGCTGCCTCGGGTGCATACCGTGCTCGCGCGAAACCTGCGACACCTTCCGCGAGATGATGAACTTCTCCATCCTGAAGGATCCGATCTTCATCATCTTTACCGTGTCGAACTTTCTGACCAGCGTCGGGTTTAACGTGCCGTACGTGTACCTGGCCGCCCAGGCCCAGGTGCTCGGCATCGGGTCGAAGGACGCGAGCTATCTGCTCGGCATCATCGGCATCGCCAACACGGTCGGGCGCATCGTGCTCGGCTACCTGTCCGACAAGCCGTGGGTGAACCGGCTGGCCGTGTACAACTGCTCGCTGGCCGTGTGTGGCATCGCGACCGCCCTGTCGGTGCTGTGCGTGGACTTTTACTGGCTCGGCGTGTACTCGGCGGTGTACGGCTTCACGATCGGTGCGTACGTCGGGCTGACGTCCGTCATTCTGGTCGATCTGCTCGGGCTGGAGAAGCTGACGAACGCgttcgggctgctgctgctcttccaGGGCATTGCCTCGTTCGTGGGGCCACCGATCGCAG GCTGGCTGTACGACTACACACTCTCCTACGGTCCCGGATTCATCATGGCCGGCACGACGATCGCCATCAGTGGTGCGATGCTGTTCGCCATCCCGTCCCTGCAGCGATATCTGGCCCGGCGACGATCCGCCGCCGGTGCCACGGTGGCCATTCCGTTAGAGTAG